A stretch of DNA from Anaerobacillus isosaccharinicus:
TTGACGTGGCTTGTTATGTAGAGTCACACTCATTGCCACTGGCGATTGATTTAGTCACTTAATTTGGCGCATCCAAAGCGGAAGAACCTAGATGAAATTTCTAAGATCGTTTTTAAACACTTCAACTACTTTTTCTAATGCTACCTTTTTCTCCAATAAATCGTGTATTTCAGCTCTTAATTGATCAACCATAGTCTCCATTTCGCCGATCCCATCTTCAAGCTGGTTCTTATAATCTTCTAAGTTATTAATCATCTTCGATGTTACTTTCCCCTTATAATTCATTGATTACACGGTGAATGTGGGATTCTCCTACAACTTTATTTCCTTGAAGAAATGCATCTAAAAGACTTTGACTACATAGAGTATTAATTTTTCTCGGAATCCCCTGGCTAAAGTTATGAATTGCCTGAATGGCTTCTTCTGAAAAAATCTCATATGGTGTTTCAACTACTATCAATTGATGTTTAATGTAAGCTTTTGTTTCTTGCTCAGTTAGCCCTGTTACTTGGTATCGCATTTGTATCCTTTGATCGATAGCTTCTAGGTGCTTCACTTTTAATTGATTTCGTAGACTAGGTTGCCCAACGACAATAAGGGTAAGAGGAGACATAGAATCTTCTTTAAAGTTAAGTATGAAGCGTAACTCTTGCAACATCGGCTCCGAGAAATGGTGTGCTTCATCAATAACAATAACTGGTGTTTTTCTCTCATTCTCATAAATATCTAACATTAAAGATTGGTACTGTCGTTTCGCTTCGGTTGATCGAAATGCAGGGTGAATTCCAAAGTTTTGTAAAACTTCTCGATAAAATAGTTTAGGAGTTAGTTCAGAGTCACATAAATATAAATAACGGTATTTTGTACGATCTAGTTTTTGTACTAATGATCTTACAGCCGTTGATTTTCCCATACCAGCCTCACCAGTTAATAAGCAAAACTGTCGATTTTCAGCAGCGTACTCTAATCGAGCTGTTGCTTCATTGTAGCTAGATGAGCTATATAGTTGTTCAATTAAAATCTCACGAGTAAATGGAACACCTTTCATTTCGAAGAAATCTAACATTCGCTACGCCCCCTTGATTTTTCTTTCCATTGGACAAAACTTGTGGTTCCTAGTTGTTTTCGCTTTTCCTCATCCTGCTGTTTTTTCAACCGATCTAAATAATCCGATACAGCCGTTGGTGAGGACTTTTCATCATATGGTTCATGAAGTTTTGAATGACTTTGATTTCGCAGTTCAGCTGGTTTTGCATCTGGGTAGCGCAAGTCATCTTTCCAAACCTGTACATAGGATAAATCAAATGGGTTATAACGAACGATAATTTTTTTACCCCGTAAAGACGAATCTACATCGTAAAGATTTCCCTCTAATTCAATCACCGCTGTTTTTCTAACTGAACGGTCTTCTTCCCATAAAAAGATTTCTTTTAACTCTTCAGGAGAAAGAAACCGTTGTTCCTCTTGTTTCGCTTCATATCGCTTTTTTGGTGTTTGTCCAGTCCCGCGGTGAACCCGATGATCGTAGGCATCCAACCATGATCGCAAGTACTCATTTAACGATTTTAATGTCGTCAACTTGCCTTGATTAATGAGAAGATTTGCTTCACCGGTAAAGCTTGAATCAACATATTGGAAAAACTTTTCAACCTTGCCTTTTGATTCTGGCGAGTACGGGCTTGCATGGATTAACTTCGTCCCCATACGCGCGCAAATCACTTTAAACTGTTTTGCGCTATAAACAGAGCCATTATCCGCATTATGACGAATTCGTCATAATGCGGACTATACCGAAAAAAATACTATGCCGAATAAACTTATAAATCCTTCATAAATAAACAGTTTACGAAGGATTTTCGGCATAGTGTTTAGCTTTTAGTCCAGACTATAAATCAGTTTTCTTATATCCTTGGTTTTCCAAAGCGGGGATTCTTCCACTGCCTCAGGGCTTGTTTTCTTTATGGCTTCATGAATCATATCCAACGTTGCAAAAGCATAGAAGTTTGATGTTGTTGAAAGACTTTCATGACCAAGCATTTCCATGATGACTGTGAGGGGCATACCTTTTCGGTATAACGTCATAGCTCTTGTTTTCCTGATTAAGTGGCAGTGAACATGCCGTGGGATTTCAGGACAAATCATTCTTGCCTGGTTTGCATATTGACCTAAAAGGAGATTTATCGTATCCGTAGACAAGGCATGAGGCTTCCCATCCCTCATCGAATAGAACAATGGAGCCCCGCCATCTGTGTTTGGATGCGGATGGAATTCCTGAAGATAACGCTTGATGTGAGCAACAGTTTTCTCCATCAGGGGCACAT
This window harbors:
- a CDS encoding ExeA family protein, producing the protein MLDFFEMKGVPFTREILIEQLYSSSSYNEATARLEYAAENRQFCLLTGEAGMGKSTAVRSLVQKLDRTKYRYLYLCDSELTPKLFYREVLQNFGIHPAFRSTEAKRQYQSLMLDIYENERKTPVIVIDEAHHFSEPMLQELRFILNFKEDSMSPLTLIVVGQPSLRNQLKVKHLEAIDQRIQMRYQVTGLTEQETKAYIKHQLIVVETPYEIFSEEAIQAIHNFSQGIPRKINTLCSQSLLDAFLQGNKVVGESHIHRVINEL